TGCCATCGATATCGGCGGCGATCTCACGGATAATTTCGTCAAAGGCACATTCGACGAACTCTACGTGGTCTACAATGAATTCAAGTCGGCCATTCAACAGCGAGTGATTGTCGAAAAGCTCTTCCCGATCGACGCTCAAGAGGAGTTCAGTGCGGCTTCCAGTGAAGGCCTTTTGAGTGGGAGCTATCTCTACGAACCGGAAGAGGCGGAGCTGTTGGCGGCCTTGATCCCGAAACATTTTCAGATCCAGGCCTATCGGATTTTGTTGGAGTCTGCGGCGGCCGAGCATGGGGCGCGCATGGCCGCGATGGACGGCGCCACGCGGAACGCCGGCCAGCTCATCAAGAAAGTGACGCTGTATTACAACAAGACCAGGCAGGCGGCGATTACGAAAGAGTTGATGGATATCGTCGGCGGTGCCGAAGCGTTGAAATAAGTAGGTTGTACTGAGTGCCGAGTCATAACGGGTCGTCTGTTTTCAGCACTGGGCACTCAGAACTTAGCACTCGAGAAAAAGGGGTGAACTCGTGAGCACAGGAAAAGTGATTCAAGTCATCGGACCGGTTGTGGACGTGGAATTTCCTCCAGGTCAGCTGCCCAATATCTACAATGCCCTCAAAGTGACGCAGGAAGAGAACAAGGCTGCGGGTAAGCCTGCGGTCAAAATCACTCTTGAAGTTGCGTCGCATTTGGGCGAAAACCGAGTCCGCAGCATCGCGATGTCCACGACAGATGGTCTGACACGGGGAATGGATGTGGACGATACGGGAGCGGCGATCTCTGTGCCGGTTGGTCGTGAAACGCTCGGTCGCCTCATCAACGTGCTCGGCGAGCCGGTTGATGAACGGGGCCCGATCAAGGCAAAGAAGACCTATCCGATTCACCGCCCTGCTCCCAAACTGGAAGACCAAGAAACAAAAACAGAGGTGCTGGAGACGGGCATCAAGGTGGTCGACCTCCTTGAGCCCTATAGCAAGGGCGGAAAGGTCGGTCTCTTCGGTGGTGCCGGTGTCGGTAAAACCGTCATCATCATGGAGCTGATCAATAACATCGCGTTACACCACGGTGGGTTTTCTGTGTTTGCCGGTGTGGGTGAGCGGACGCGCGAAGGGAACGACCTCTGGCACGAAATGCGGGAGTCGAAGGTCATTGATCCGGACGATTTCACCAAGTCAAAAGCCGCATTGGTCTATGGACAGATGAACGAGCCCCCTGGAGCCCGCTTGCGCGTGGCTCTGACAGGGTTAGCCGTCGCTGAATATTTCCGTGACGAAGAGAATCAAGACGTGTTGCTGTTCGTGGACAATATCTTCCGGTTCACTCAGGCCGGTTCAGAAGTGTCCGCGTTGTTGGGACGTATGCCCTCTGCCGTCGGATATCAACCGAACCTTTCGACGGAAATGGGGGCCCTGCAAGAACGAATCACGTCAACCAAACGGGGATCCATTACGTCCGTCCAGGCCATCTATGTGCCGGCCGACGACCTGACCGATCCGGCGCCGGCCACGGCGTTCGCCCACTTGGATGCCACGACGGTGTTGTCCAGATCGTTGGCGGAGTTGGGGATTTACCCGGCGGTCGATCCGTTGGATTCCACTTCACGTATTCTTGATCCTCAAATCATCGGGGAGGAACACTATAAAGTGGCGCGTGGGGTCCAGTCCGTCTTGCAGCGGTATAAAGACCTTCAAGACATCATTGCGATCCTCGGGATGGACGAATTGTCGGAAGACGACAAAATGGCTGTGGCGCGCGCAAGAAAGATTCAACGCTTCCTGTCGCAACCCTTCCACGTGGCCGAAGCATTTACCGGCGCACCCGGTAAGTACGTGAAGCTCAAGGATACCGTTCGCAGCTTTAAGGAGATCCTTGAGGGCAAGTACGACCATCTGCCGGAGCAGGCGTTTTACATGGTCGGGCCCATCGAAGAAGCCATCGCAAAAGCGGAGAAGATGGGAGTGAAAGTGTAGATAGGCGGCTGAACCGAGCGCCCTCCGTGCTCGCGCAGCGCGCGGTCTCGGAAGGCGTCCGTTGCATGCGCGCAGTTGAGGACACATCGGTTCCCGCCTTAAGGTGGGATGAAGGAAGAGCGAGATGCCAGGGAAGTTTTTATTAGAGGTTGTGACGCCAGAAAAACTCCTCTTGAGTCAGCAGGTCGATGAAGTCATTGCACCTGGCTCCGAGGGTGAATTCGGGGTGTTGGTAGGGCATTGCCATTTTCTGTCGACCCTCCGGATCGGCGAACTCCGTTATCGGATCGATCAAGAAACCCATTCGATGGCGGTACTCTGGGGCTTTGCGGAAGTCA
The Candidatus Nitrospira nitrosa DNA segment above includes these coding regions:
- the atpD gene encoding F0F1 ATP synthase subunit beta, coding for MSTGKVIQVIGPVVDVEFPPGQLPNIYNALKVTQEENKAAGKPAVKITLEVASHLGENRVRSIAMSTTDGLTRGMDVDDTGAAISVPVGRETLGRLINVLGEPVDERGPIKAKKTYPIHRPAPKLEDQETKTEVLETGIKVVDLLEPYSKGGKVGLFGGAGVGKTVIIMELINNIALHHGGFSVFAGVGERTREGNDLWHEMRESKVIDPDDFTKSKAALVYGQMNEPPGARLRVALTGLAVAEYFRDEENQDVLLFVDNIFRFTQAGSEVSALLGRMPSAVGYQPNLSTEMGALQERITSTKRGSITSVQAIYVPADDLTDPAPATAFAHLDATTVLSRSLAELGIYPAVDPLDSTSRILDPQIIGEEHYKVARGVQSVLQRYKDLQDIIAILGMDELSEDDKMAVARARKIQRFLSQPFHVAEAFTGAPGKYVKLKDTVRSFKEILEGKYDHLPEQAFYMVGPIEEAIAKAEKMGVKV
- a CDS encoding F0F1 ATP synthase subunit epsilon, giving the protein MPGKFLLEVVTPEKLLLSQQVDEVIAPGSEGEFGVLVGHCHFLSTLRIGELRYRIDQETHSMAVLWGFAEVTPTKVTIMAEVAEKAEDIDVERATAKVAEAERRLQAGGLPSEVKEAQVSLEKARLRKKIAERAKKPSHA